One stretch of Prionailurus viverrinus isolate Anna chromosome C1, UM_Priviv_1.0, whole genome shotgun sequence DNA includes these proteins:
- the TXLNA gene encoding alpha-taxilin translates to MKNQDKKNGAAKQSGNTSNAKSNPGQAEAGPEGAQGRPSQSAPATEAEGSSSQAPGKTEGAQAKTAQSGALRDVSEELSRQLEDILSTYCVDNNQGGPGEDGAQGEPAEPEDADKSRTYASRNGEPEPETPVVNGEKETSKGEPGTDEIRASDEVGDRDHRRPQEKKKAKGLGKEITLLMQTLNTLSTPEEKLAALCKKYAELLEEHRNSQKQMKLLQKKQSQLVQEKDHLRGEHSKAVLARSKLESLCRELQRHNRSLKEEGVQRAREEEEKRKEVTSHFQVTLNDIQLQMEQHNERNSKLRQENMELAERLKKLIEQYELREEHIDKVFKHKDLQQQLVDAKLQQAQEMLKEAEERHQREKDFLLKEAVESQRMCELMKQQETHLKQQLALYTEKFEEFQNTLSKSSEVFTTFKQEMEKMTKKIKKLEKETTMYRSRWESSNKALLEMAEEKTLRDKELEGLQVKIQRLEKLCRALQTERNDLNKRVQDLSAGGQGSLTDGGPEQRPEAPAASKEHGGEGPGAQSPSSPRATEAPCCPGAPSTETLSQAGRQEPTSTTA, encoded by the exons ATGAAGAACCAAGACAAAAAGAATGGGGCTGCCAAGCAGTCGGGCAACACTTCCAATGCAAAAAGCAACCCGGGGCAAGCGGAAGCAGGACCAGAGGGAGCCCAGGGGCGGCCCAGCCAGTCGGCTCCTGCGACAGAAGCCGAAGGTTCTTCCAGCCAGGCTCCGGGGAAGACTGAGG GAGCACAAGCCAAAACTGCTCAGTCCGGGGCCCTCCGAGATGTCTCTGAGGAGCTGAGCCGCCAGCTGGAAGACATCCTGAGTACATATTGTGTAGACAACAATCAGGGGGGCCCAGGTGAGGATGGGGCACAAGGTGAGCCTGCTGAACCTGAAGATGCAGACAAGTCCCGGACCTATGCCTCGAGGAATGGGGAGCCCGAGCCAGAGACCCCAGTAGTCAATGGTGAGAAGGAGACCTCTAAAGGGGAGCCGGGCACAGATGAGATCCGAGCAAGTGACGAGGTCGGAGACCGAGATCACCGAAGGCCACAGGAGAAGAAGAAAGCCAAGGGTCTGG GGAAGGAGATCACGTTGCTGATGCAGACACTGAACACGCTGAGCACCCCAGAGGAGAAGCTGGCAGCTCTGTGCAAGAAGTATGCTGAACTG ctggaGGAGCATCGGAACTCCCAGAAGCAGATGAAGCTGCTACAGAAGAAGCAGAGCCAGCTGGTGCAGGAGAAGGACCACCTGCGTGGGGAGCACAGCAAGGCCGTGCTGGCCCGCAGCAAGCTGGAGAGCCTGTGCCGCGAGCTGCAGCGCCACAACCGCTCCCTCAAG GAAGAAGGTGTGCAGCGGGCccgggaagaagaggagaaacgCAAGGAGGTGACCTCACACTTCCAGGTGACACTCAATGACATTCAGCTGCAGATGGAGCAGCACAATGAGCGCAATTCCAAGCTCCGCCAGGAGAACATGGAGCTGGCCGAGAGGCTCAAGAAGCTGATCGAGCAGTATGAACTGCGGGAGGAG CACATCGACAAAGTCTTCAAACACAAGGACCTGCAGCAGCAGCTGGTGGACGCCAAGCTCCAGCAGGCCCAGGAGATGCTGAAGGAGGCCGAGGAGAGGCACCAGCGGGAGAAGGATTTT CTCCTCAAAGAGGCAGTGGAATCCCAGAGGATGTGTGAGCTGATGAAGCAGCAGGAGACCCACCTGAAGCAGCAG CTTGCCCTGTACACAGAGAAGTTTGAAGAGTTCCAGAACACTCTTTCCAAAAGCAGTGAGGTGTTTACCACATTCAAGCAGGAGATGGAAAAG ATGACTAAGAAGATCAAGAAGCTGGAGAAAGAAACCACCATGTATCGGTCCCGGTGGGAGAGCAGCAACAAGGCCCTGCTTGAGATGGCTGAGGAG AAAACACTCCGGGACAAGGAGCTGGAGGGCCTGCAGGTAAAAATCCAGAGGCTGGAGAAGCTGTGCCGGGCGCTGCAGACAGAACGCAATGACCTGAACAAAAGGGTACAGGACCTGAGTGCTGGTGGCCAGGGCTCCCTCACTGATGGTGGCCCTGAGCAAAGGCCAGAGGCTCCAGCTGCCTCCAAGGAGCACGGTGGTGAAGGGCCTGGGGCTCAGTCACCTAGCTCCCCAAGGGCCACAGAAGCTCCTTGCTGCCCTGGAGCACCAAGCACAGAAACACTCAGCCAAGCAGGGCGCCAGG